In the genome of Eschrichtius robustus isolate mEscRob2 chromosome 12, mEscRob2.pri, whole genome shotgun sequence, one region contains:
- the LOC137773379 gene encoding C-C chemokine receptor type 1 produces the protein METSTAPKDYDMTTEYDYGDTTPCQKVQERAFGAQLLPPLYSVVFVIGLIGNILVVLVLMQYKRLRSMTSIYLLNLAMSDLIFLFTLPFWIDYRLKDNWVFGDHMCKLLSGLYFMGLYSEIFFIVLLTIDRYLAIVHAVFALRARTVTFGIITSIVIWVLAILASVPGLYFSKTQWEFTHYTCSLHFPPESLRKWKQFQALKLNIVGLVLPLLVMVVCYTGIIKILLRRPNEKKSKAVRLIFVIMIIFFLFWTPYNLTVFVSAFQDSLFTHECEQSRQLDLAIQVTEVIAYTHCCINPVIYVFVGERFRKYLRQLFHQLVAVRLAKWLPFLSTERLERVSSMSPSTGEHELSAGF, from the coding sequence ATGGAAACTTCCACCGCCCCAAAGGACTATGACATGACCACAGAATACGACTATGGGGACACAACCCCGTGCCAGAAGGTACAGGAGAGGGCCTTTGGGGCCCAGCTGCTGCCCCCCTTGTACTCAGTGGTATTTGTCATTGGCCTGATAGGCAACATCCTAGTGGTCCTGGTCCTCATGCAATACAAGAGGCTCAGAAGCATGACCAGCATCTACCTCCTCAACCTGGCCATGTCTGACCTGATCTTCCTCTTCACGCTGCCCTTCTGGATTGACTACAGGCTGAAGGATAACTGGGTTTTTGGTGATCACATGTGTAAGTTGCTCTCTGGGCTCTATTTCATGGGCTTGTACAGCGAGATCTTCTTCATCGTCCTGCTGACCATCGACAGGTACCTGGCCATTGTCCATGCTGTATTTGCCCTGAGGGCTCGGACCGTCACCTTTGGTATCATCACCAGCATTGTCATCTGGGTCCTGGCCATCTTGGCTTCTGTCCCGGGCTTGTACTTTTCCAAGACCCAGTGGGAGTTCACTCACTACACCTGCAGTCTTCATTTTCCTCCTGAAAGCCTAAGAAAGTGGAAGCAGTTCCAGGCTCTGAAACTGAACATCGTGGGGCTGGTGTTGCCTCTGTTGGTCATGGTCGTCTGCTACACGGGGATTATAAAGATTCTGCTCAGACGACCAAATGAGAAGAAGTCCAAAGCTGTGCGTCTGATTTTTGTCATCATGatcatcttctttctcttttggaCCCCGTACAATCTgactgtgtttgtttctgctttccaAGACTCCCTGTTCACCCATGAGTGTGAGCAGAGCAGACAGTTGGATCTGGCCATACAAGTGACGGAGGTGATCGCCTACACACACTGTTGCATCAACCCCGTGATCTACGTCTTTGTCGGTGAAAGGTTCCGCAAGTATCTACGGCAGTTGTTCCATCAGCTGGTGGCCGTTCGCCTGGCTAAATGGCTCCCCTTCCTCTCCACGGAGAGGCTGGAGAGGGTCAGCTCCATGTCCCCCTCCACTGGGGAGCATGAACTCTCTGCTGGGTTCTGA